The Setaria viridis chromosome 9, Setaria_viridis_v4.0, whole genome shotgun sequence sequence TATTGCGATGATGCTAACAATATAACTGAAACCTATCCCTTCAATCCCAATGGTTCTCCACTAGGCATTGCAGCCCTCTGCTCCCCTGATGGAAGGCACCTCGCCATGATGCCACACCCAGAGCGTTGCTTCATGATGTGGCAATACCCATGGTATCCAAAGGAATGGCAGGTTGAGGAGAGTGGCCCCAGCCCTTGGCTGCGGATGTTCCAGAATGCTCGGGAATGGTGTTCATAGTGCAGGTAGGTCAATATCTTTTTATCTTGTTCCAGCTGTTGGACTATAAGCTTCCTTGTTTTGATGTTCTGTGTTTGCTTTTTGGTGCAGCTTGCCGGAATTCGGTTACAAGTTGGACTAGTATTTCAGGAGTCCAGACGTGCAATGTCTGGCTGCAGAGATTTGGCGTCACTGGCTATTGTTGGTTTATGGCTATCTGGTCTCATTTGAGGACCTCTTTTGGCGAAATAATTGTATTTGACTGATCAATAATCAATTGTTGAATAGCTCGAATTCGAAATACTGACTGCCTGTTCGGTCAGGGCCTGGAACTTAAGTGTTCGCTAATCCTATAATAACGTTACGGAGCCTGGTGAATTTGTCCCCTTCTGCTCCATGCCCGACGTTTGTCTTGGTCACCTGACGCGCGCCCCTGtttgagagggagagggagtactGGTAGGACTACGGGACGCCACGCTCATCGTTCGAGATGCTCCAGCTTCTCAGCGTGGACGTTCAATCTTTACCGACTCTACGCGGGTGTTTGGGTACTCGCTGGAATGTTTGATACTagttatgagtattaaatatagtctaattacaaaactaattgcacagatgaagtctaattcgcgggacgaatctattaaacctaattagtccataatttgacaatgtggtgttacagtaaccatttgctaatgatagattaattagctttaatagattcgtctcgcgaattaggctccatctgtgcaattagttttgtaattagctcatatttagtccttctaattaacatccgaacattcgatttGACCCTGCTAATGTTTAACACCtcgtaattaattttataattaactcatatttagtccttctaattaacatccgtaACATTCGATTTAACCCTGCCAATGTTTAGCACCTCGTAGCAAACACCCCTACGTCGTTATCCAATTACCGTAGCCCGCCGTCTCTCCCTCTCGCCCCGCACCTGCGACGAACTGAACTAGTACTGTGGCTTTACAGTGACAAGAAGGAATCAAACTGTGAATGGGGACTGCAAATCCTTGGCCGGCCTATGCGTCCATTGCAAGATCAACAACTGCAGAAGGATGAAAGCTCGACAGTTTCCGACAGTAGCACAGACTTGTTTACAAACAGATGTTCCCCCAAACCAAACAAGTTTCATCAAAGTACTCAGGATGCAGCAATACACTGTACGGGCACCACGGCCACGTCGAGCAACAGCAGTCATCGCCATTGATCAGTGGGTGAAGGTGTAGAAGACGGTGCCGACGTAGACTGCGAGCGCGGTGGTGACGAGCCCCACGAGCCCCgcggcggccttggcggcggcgcggttgcTGGCGCAGCCCAGCGTGCCGAGCCGGATCTGCACGACCATCACCATGGACACCATCAGGAACACGCACCCGACCACGGACCCCACGGCGGAGGCCAGCATCCCGAGTCGGAGCACGCGGGCGTCGATGTGGGCGCGCAGCGCGTCGTGCGGGTCCTTGGAGTTGATGAGGTTCAGCGCCAGCTTCAGGCCCTGCGCCACCAGGCTGGAGAAGAGGAAGGACGAGAAGGCCACCACCTCCAGCACTAGCAGGGACCGGGCCACCCCGGGCCCCGCGTCGCAGGACGGGTCGCCGGCGAGGCTCCGCAGCTGCTCCGGGGTCGCCAGGGAGAGGCCCACGAACACGGCCACCGTGAAGAGCGAGTTCACGTTCACCACGCCGTCCAGCGCTGTCACGTGCACGCTCGTCGTGTTCGCCGACAGCGCTGCCGGGAACTTCCACTCGTAACCGTGGTGGTGGTTGCCGTTGCTGTGCTCATCAGATCTGGCACGGGGACAGCAAAATATTGAGTTCTTGATCCATGGGAAAGGTGCGACATCTGGATCAGACGCTGCGAGAGAGGATACTTACTCATCCATGGCACGAGAGGAGGTGATTGGATCGGATCCTCGCGGTTCTTGGAATGAGTATTTCGCAAATCGAGCTGCAGGATGGGAGAACGGGGATGGGAAGGGAATACGGGAGAGCAAGGTTTGGGGGAAGATGGGGACGGCGTGGGCGCGTGGCGGTCCAATAGATCAAAAGCTGAAGCGAGAGTGCGTGGGGGCCTCGCCTGGGGTGCAGTTGTAAAATCGATCGGTATGTACGTCTCAATATTTTAACGTGGCCTACGCGTTCAGCATTCTACCTGGTTTCAGCAGCTTCTagattgtttttttgtttttttttggaggaCGCAGCTTCCTAGTTCCTACATGAAACGAATGTGTAGCATACAAAGTGTTCTACGCCTCAGCTGCTCAGCACTGCAACGACGGCAAACATTGTCAATAAAGCACCATCAAAGGCACACAGTGATGTAGTTCTCACTTGTGTTCCAAGAACTCCATAATAGGACTTTCTTGCAAGCAGCAACTAATTGTCAGCCACACAAGCAGGTTATATAACGTACAGGAGTTTGCAGATAAGAGCGCTCTGCGCCTCTGCATTGTTTCATCTTACACAGATCAAGTAGACACCACTTGAACGCCTACTCAAAATCCCAATGGTTCACAAGACAGAAGGCACTACCAACTAGTCGTCCTCCTCCGGAAGATCAAAGTCCCTAACCTTCACGTCAGCATCTTCCCCATACTGGATACAGGAGTCGATGTACGATAGCACATATTGTATGCTGCAAGAAAACAAGGGCAGTTGAGGATATgaaaatgcaataaaataatCCACAAAAAGAACAGTGTTTTGTACAAGAAATGCACAAGAAATCTCAAGAGTTGGCAACAGAAAATGAAGTGGTGATAAGTTTCATTTCAAACTAGCTAAAGGTCCTAAAAAATTGTTGCAAACAACCCATTTCATGTTACAGTATTTCATAATGTGACTACAAGGCTGACGCGCCTTAAAACGTCGGACATGTAATACTAAAACTAAAACTCGGTACGCTTTGTTCTTGTAATAAAGCAGGGGAACCTATTATCGAGAAAGAAATAATGTGACCAAATTTAGAGTCCTTTATACCCACGGtatgatttgaattttgattcCAACATGACTTTCAACAGAAGTATTGCCATGTGTGTGTGATTTCAACATCAGAAATTTTGAGGATGCAAGATGGAAACACTGTCTTCCAGATAAATGTAGTATGAAAACAGCTATGctgtaatcatcaacctaaGGGAAAGAAAAGAGTGTTACCTGCTCTCCTTTCTCAAGTCAAGTGGTATGAAATTAACCATGCTGTAATCATCAACCTACATGGTGGTACTGAGATTAATATTGCAGCAGAGAACACAAAGAGGGCACTAGAAAAGTCAAATAATAAAAGATTAAATACGAAACTGATAAGAGAGAGACAAGTAGCATCTCAGATTAGTCAACATATGACATGTACAAAAAATAAAGAACCATAGGCCTATAGCATACAAAATGAATAAATGTGCTTGCTAAGATGAACACATCTGCCTGCATGAACAACTTTATATCAGTGATTCTGAGCCTTTGGTTATCAAGAAACTAATTAACTGAACTACTTCATGGCTAAAGCAATGCACTTTCTCAGATAAATATGAAGTTTCCACTTTACTGCAGATGAACTTAATAGCAGGTAAAGCGCTTGAAAACATTATCATCACTAGATCAATCAATCAACAAGAACAAACCCTTTGATGTAAAACCAACATCACTAGATcagtaaaaaataaaattgaaagAAAACCATATGTGGTAATCCCCCCCAATCTGATTTTTCTAAAGATCTCCAGGTACACAAATGACCAGTTTTTGCAATTTGATCCACCCCAGAAGACCttaccagtcaccacaggcatgTGTTGACAGAATGGTTCCCACTTCCATCCATAAATAAAATCAAAGGTGTGCCCATGGGCAATTGCACgacaaaataaatgcaccataGAAAGTGTGTAAACAT is a genomic window containing:
- the LOC117839215 gene encoding uncharacterized protein, translated to MDESDEHSNGNHHHGYEWKFPAALSANTTSVHVTALDGVVNVNSLFTVAVFVGLSLATPEQLRSLAGDPSCDAGPGVARSLLVLEVVAFSSFLFSSLVAQGLKLALNLINSKDPHDALRAHIDARVLRLGMLASAVGSVVGCVFLMVSMVMVVQIRLGTLGCASNRAAAKAAAGLVGLVTTALAVYVGTVFYTFTH